From one Nycticebus coucang isolate mNycCou1 chromosome 14, mNycCou1.pri, whole genome shotgun sequence genomic stretch:
- the CHRNA10 gene encoding neuronal acetylcholine receptor subunit alpha-10, with product MGPGSHHLSLSLLLLLLLPPECLGAEGRLAHKLFRDLFANYTSALRPVADTDQTLNVTLEVTLSQIIDMDERNQVLTLYLWIRQEWTDAYLRWNPDAYGGLDAIRIPSSLVWRPDIVLYNKADAQPPSSASTNVVVRHDGVVRWDAPAITRSSCRVDVSAFPFDAQRCGLTFGSWTHGGHQLDVRPRGAAASLADFVENVEWRVLGMPARRRVLTYGCCSEPYPDVTFTLLLRRRAAAYVCNLLLPCVLISLLAPLAFHLPADSGEKVSLGVTVLLALTVFQLLLAESMPPAESVPLIGKYYMATMTMVTFSTALTILIMNLHYCGPSARPVPAWAQALLLRHLARGLCVRERGEPCGQFKAPESALSPQPPEGGADPQAGPCHEPQCLCRQEALLHHVATIANTFRSHRAAQRRHEDWKRLARVMDRFFLGIFFTMALVMSLLVLVQAL from the exons ATGGGGCCAGGGAGCCACCACCTCAGCTTGAGCCTTCTGCTCCTGCTGCTACTCCCTCCAG AGTGCTTGGGAGCTGAGGGCAGGCTGGCTCACAAGCTGTTTCGTGACCTCTTTGCCAACTACACAAGTGCCCTGAGACCTGTGGCAGACACAGACCAGACTCTGAATGTGACCCTGGAAGTGACACTGTCCCAGATCATCGACATG GATGAGAGGAACCAGGTACTGACCCTATACTTGTGGATCCGGCAGGAGTGGACAGATGCCTATCTACGATGGAACCCTGATGCCTATGGTGGCCTGGATGCCATCCGCATCCCTAGCAGTCTTGTGTGGAGGCCAGACATCGTGCTTTATAACAA GGCGGACGCGCAGCCGCCGTCCTCGGCCAGCACGAACGTGGTTGTGCGGCACGACGGCGTAGTGCGCTGGGACGCGCCGGCCATCACGCGCAGCTCCTGTCGCGTGGACGTGTCTGCCTTCCCGTTTGACGCGCAGCGCTGCGGCCTGACGTTCGGTTCGTGGACGCACGGCGGGCACCAGCTGGACGTGCGGCCGCGTGGCGCCGCCGCCAGCCTGGCCGACTTCGTGGAGAACGTGGAGTGGCGCGTGCTGGGCATGCCGGCGCGGCGGCGTGTGCTCACCTACGGCTGCTGCTCGGAGCCCTACCCGGACGTGACCTTCACGCTGCTGCTGCGCCGCCGCGCCGCCGCCTACGTGTGCAACCTGCTGCTGCCCTGCGTGCTCATCTCGCTGCTCGCGCCGCTCGCCTTCCACCTGCCCGCAGACTCGGGCGAGAAGGTGTCGCTCGGTGTCACTGTGCTGCTGGCGCTCACCGTGTTTCAGCTGCTTCTGGCTGAGAGCATGCCGCCGGCCGAGAGCGTGCCCCTCATCG GGAAGTACTACATGGCCACTATGACCATGGTCACCTTCTCTACGGCACTCACCATCCTTATCATGAATCTACATTACTGTGGTCCTAGTGCCCGCCCAGTGCCAGCCTGGGCTCAGGCCCTCCTGCTGAGACACCTGGCACGGGGCCTGTGTGTGCGGGAAAGAGGAGAGCCCTGTGGACAGTTCAAGGCACCTGAGTCAGCCCTGAGCCCCCAGCCTCCTGAGGGAGGGGCTGATCCCCAAGCAGGCCCTTGCCATGAGCCACAGTGTCTGTGCCGCCAGGAGGCCTTGCTGCACCATGTAGCCACTATTGCCAACACCTTCCGCAGCCACCGGGCTGCCCAGCGCCGCCATGAGGACTGGAAGCGTCTGGCCCGTGTGATGGACCGTTTCTTCTTGGGCATCTTCTTCACCATGGCCCTGGTCATGAGCCTCCTGGTGCTGGTCCAGGCCCTGTAA
- the ART1 gene encoding GPI-linked NAD(P)(+)--arginine ADP-ribosyltransferase 1 isoform X2, whose product MQIPAVISLFLVSMGLMEALQPPQAQSYPIIRRELFSQEMPLDMALASFDDQYAGCAAAMTAALPDLNHTEFQANRVYADGWALASSHWQERRAWGPEWNLSPTPLPPPPPGFRDEHGVALLAYTANSPLHKEFNTAVREAGRSRAHYLHHFSFKTLHFLLTEALQLLGRNQHLPRCRQVFRGVHGLRFRPAGPGATVRLGGFASASLQNVAAQHFGEDTFFGIWTCLGAPIKGYSFFPGEEEVLIPPFETFQVINASRPTQGPARIYLRALGKHSTYNCEYIKDKKCKSGPCHLDNSAMGQGSFSVAWSLPLLLWFLVVRAFPENPGLL is encoded by the exons atgcagattcctgctgtgaTATCTTTGTTCCTTGTGTCCATGGGCCTTATGGAAGCACTTCAG CCCCCTCAGGCCCAGAGCTACCCCATCATACGAAGAGAACTCTTCTCTCAAGAAATGCCCCTGGACATGGCCCTGGCCTCCTTTGATGACCAGTATGCTGGCTGTGCTGCAGCCATGACAGCTGCTCTACCGGATCTGAACCACACAGAGTTCCAGGCCAACAGAGTGTATGCAGATGGCTGGGCACTGGCAAGCAGCCACTGGCAGGAGCGCCGGGCCTGGGGACCAGAGTGGAACCTCAGCCCTACACCTctgcccccaccacccccaggctTCCGCGATGAGCATGGAGTGGCCCTCCTGGCCTACACAGCCAACAGCCCCCTGCACAAGGAGTTTAACACAGCTGTGCGTGAAGCAGGCCGCTCGCGGGCCCACTACCTCCATCACTTCTCCTTCAAGACGCTCCATTTCCTGCTGACTGAGGCCCTGCAGCTGCTGGGCAGAAACCAGCATCTGCCCCGGTGCCGCCAGGTGTTCCGGGGGGTACATGGCCTGCGTTTCCGGCCAGCAGGGCCTGGAGCCACTGTAAGGCTGGGGGGCTTTGCTTCCGCATCCCTGCAGAATGTTGCAGCCCAGCATTTTGGTGAGGACACCTTCTTTGGCATCTGGACCTGCCTTGGAGCCCCTATCAAAGGCTACTCCTTCTTCCCTGGAGAGGAAGAGGTGCTGATTCCCCCCTTCGAGACTTTCCAGGTGATCAATGCCAGCAGACCCACCCAGGGCCCTGCCCGCATCTACCTCCGGGCCCTGGGCAAGCACAGCACATACAACTGCGAGTATATCAAAG ATAAGAAGTGCAAGTCTGGACCCTGTCATCTGGATAATTCAG CAATGGGCCAGGGCTCCTTCTCTGTAGCCTGGTCCCTGCCACTGCTACTCTGGTTCCTCGTGGTGAGGGCCTTTCCAGAGAATCCAGGCCTCCTCTGA
- the ART1 gene encoding GPI-linked NAD(P)(+)--arginine ADP-ribosyltransferase 1 isoform X1 — protein MQIPAVISLFLVSMGLMEALQPPQAQSYPIIRRELFSQEMPLDMALASFDDQYAGCAAAMTAALPDLNHTEFQANRVYADGWALASSHWQERRAWGPEWNLSPTPLPPPPPGFRDEHGVALLAYTANSPLHKEFNTAVREAGRSRAHYLHHFSFKTLHFLLTEALQLLGRNQHLPRCRQVFRGVHGLRFRPAGPGATVRLGGFASASLQNVAAQHFGEDTFFGIWTCLGAPIKGYSFFPGEEEVLIPPFETFQVINASRPTQGPARIYLRALGKHSTYNCEYIKAPADTYKHQQARRIQSRSPHLPSKGRYNLLKIRSASLDPVIWIIQQWARAPSL, from the exons atgcagattcctgctgtgaTATCTTTGTTCCTTGTGTCCATGGGCCTTATGGAAGCACTTCAG CCCCCTCAGGCCCAGAGCTACCCCATCATACGAAGAGAACTCTTCTCTCAAGAAATGCCCCTGGACATGGCCCTGGCCTCCTTTGATGACCAGTATGCTGGCTGTGCTGCAGCCATGACAGCTGCTCTACCGGATCTGAACCACACAGAGTTCCAGGCCAACAGAGTGTATGCAGATGGCTGGGCACTGGCAAGCAGCCACTGGCAGGAGCGCCGGGCCTGGGGACCAGAGTGGAACCTCAGCCCTACACCTctgcccccaccacccccaggctTCCGCGATGAGCATGGAGTGGCCCTCCTGGCCTACACAGCCAACAGCCCCCTGCACAAGGAGTTTAACACAGCTGTGCGTGAAGCAGGCCGCTCGCGGGCCCACTACCTCCATCACTTCTCCTTCAAGACGCTCCATTTCCTGCTGACTGAGGCCCTGCAGCTGCTGGGCAGAAACCAGCATCTGCCCCGGTGCCGCCAGGTGTTCCGGGGGGTACATGGCCTGCGTTTCCGGCCAGCAGGGCCTGGAGCCACTGTAAGGCTGGGGGGCTTTGCTTCCGCATCCCTGCAGAATGTTGCAGCCCAGCATTTTGGTGAGGACACCTTCTTTGGCATCTGGACCTGCCTTGGAGCCCCTATCAAAGGCTACTCCTTCTTCCCTGGAGAGGAAGAGGTGCTGATTCCCCCCTTCGAGACTTTCCAGGTGATCAATGCCAGCAGACCCACCCAGGGCCCTGCCCGCATCTACCTCCGGGCCCTGGGCAAGCACAGCACATACAACTGCGAGTATATCAAAG CTCCAGCAGACACATACAAACACCAGCAGGCGAGGAGGATCCAGTCACGCAGCCCCCACCTTCCATCCAAGGGGAGATATAACCTTCTGAAG ATAAGAAGTGCAAGTCTGGACCCTGTCATCTGGATAATTCAG CAATGGGCCAGGGCTCCTTCTCTGTAG
- the ART5 gene encoding ecto-ADP-ribosyltransferase 5 isoform X1 produces the protein MVLAALLIALSCLGLHTLWQAQAVPILPLGLAPDTFDDAYVGCSEEMEVKAASLLKEEMTHHALLRESWEAAQEAWESRRRGLTLPSGFKAQHGIAIMVYTNSSNTLYWELNHAVRTGGGSREHYMRHFPFKALHFYLTRALQLLRGSGGCSRGSGEIVFRGVSSLHFEPKRLGDSVRLGQFASSSLDKAVAHRFGNATLFSLRTCFGVPIQALSVFPEEREVLIPPHEVFLVTRFFQDRAQSLVTLWSYNQTCSHFNCAYLGGEKRWGCVFAPAGGQPESPSEGASSLLSWKTLFLAPGGFQLSEAGP, from the exons ATGGTGCTGGCTGCTCTGCTGATCGCCCtcagctgccttggcctccacacCCTCTGGCAG gCCCAGGCTGTTCCCATCCTGCCCCTGGGCCTGGCTCCAGACACCTTTGACGATGCCTATGTGGGTTGTTCAGAGGAGATGGAGGTGAAGGCAGCCTCCCTGCTAAAGGAGGAGATGACCCACCATGCCCTGCTGCGGGAATCCTGGGAGGCAGCCCAGGAGGCCTGGGAGAGCAGGCGACGAGGGCTCACTCTGCCCTCTGGCTTCAAAGCCCAGCATGGAATAGCCATTATGGTCTATACCAACTCATCTAACACCTTGTACTGGGAGCTGAACCACGCTGTGAGGACGGGTGGTGGCTCTCGGGAGCACTACATGAGGCATTTCCCCTTCAAGGCCCTACATTTCTACCTGACCCGGGCCCTGCAGCTGCTGCGGGGCAGTGGAGGCTGCAGCAGGGGATCTGGGGAGATAGTGTTCCGAGGTGTGAGTAGCCTTCACTTTGAACCCAAGAGGCTGGGGGACTCTGTCCGCTTGGGCCAGTTTGCTTCCAGCTCCCTGGATAAGGCGGTGGCCCACAGATTTGGTAATGCCACCCTCTTCTCTCTAAGGACTTGCTTTGGGGTCCCTATCCAGGCCCTGTCTGTCTTTCCTGAGGAGCGTGAGGTGCTGATTCCCCCCCATGAAGTCTTCTTGGTCACCAGGTTCTTCCAGGATAGAGCCCAGAGCCTAGTGACTCTCTGGAGTTATAATCAGACCTGCAGCCACTTTAACTGCGCCTACTTGGGTG GGGAGAAGAGATGGGGCTGTGTGTTTGCACCAG cAGGCGGGCAGCCAGAGTCACCCTCTGAGGGggcctcctctctgctctcctggAAGACCCTGTTCTTGGCCCCTGGGGGGTTCCAGCTGTCAGAAGCCGGGCCCTGA
- the ART5 gene encoding ecto-ADP-ribosyltransferase 5 isoform X2, with the protein MVLAALLIALSCLGLHTLWQAQAVPILPLGLAPDTFDDAYVGCSEEMEVKAASLLKEEMTHHALLRESWEAAQEAWESRRRGLTLPSGFKAQHGIAIMVYTNSSNTLYWELNHAVRTGGGSREHYMRHFPFKALHFYLTRALQLLRGSGGCSRGSGEIVFRGVSSLHFEPKRLGDSVRLGQFASSSLDKAVAHRFGNATLFSLRTCFGVPIQALSVFPEEREVLIPPHEVFLVTRFFQDRAQSLVTLWSYNQTCSHFNCAYLGGEKRWGCVFAPGGQPESPSEGASSLLSWKTLFLAPGGFQLSEAGP; encoded by the exons ATGGTGCTGGCTGCTCTGCTGATCGCCCtcagctgccttggcctccacacCCTCTGGCAG gCCCAGGCTGTTCCCATCCTGCCCCTGGGCCTGGCTCCAGACACCTTTGACGATGCCTATGTGGGTTGTTCAGAGGAGATGGAGGTGAAGGCAGCCTCCCTGCTAAAGGAGGAGATGACCCACCATGCCCTGCTGCGGGAATCCTGGGAGGCAGCCCAGGAGGCCTGGGAGAGCAGGCGACGAGGGCTCACTCTGCCCTCTGGCTTCAAAGCCCAGCATGGAATAGCCATTATGGTCTATACCAACTCATCTAACACCTTGTACTGGGAGCTGAACCACGCTGTGAGGACGGGTGGTGGCTCTCGGGAGCACTACATGAGGCATTTCCCCTTCAAGGCCCTACATTTCTACCTGACCCGGGCCCTGCAGCTGCTGCGGGGCAGTGGAGGCTGCAGCAGGGGATCTGGGGAGATAGTGTTCCGAGGTGTGAGTAGCCTTCACTTTGAACCCAAGAGGCTGGGGGACTCTGTCCGCTTGGGCCAGTTTGCTTCCAGCTCCCTGGATAAGGCGGTGGCCCACAGATTTGGTAATGCCACCCTCTTCTCTCTAAGGACTTGCTTTGGGGTCCCTATCCAGGCCCTGTCTGTCTTTCCTGAGGAGCGTGAGGTGCTGATTCCCCCCCATGAAGTCTTCTTGGTCACCAGGTTCTTCCAGGATAGAGCCCAGAGCCTAGTGACTCTCTGGAGTTATAATCAGACCTGCAGCCACTTTAACTGCGCCTACTTGGGTG GGGAGAAGAGATGGGGCTGTGTGTTTGCACCAG GCGGGCAGCCAGAGTCACCCTCTGAGGGggcctcctctctgctctcctggAAGACCCTGTTCTTGGCCCCTGGGGGGTTCCAGCTGTCAGAAGCCGGGCCCTGA
- the ART5 gene encoding ecto-ADP-ribosyltransferase 5 isoform X3: MVLAALLIALSCLGLHTLWQAQAVPILPLGLAPDTFDDAYVGCSEEMEVKAASLLKEEMTHHALLRESWEAAQEAWESRRRGLTLPSGFKAQHGIAIMVYTNSSNTLYWELNHAVRTGGGSREHYMRHFPFKALHFYLTRALQLLRGSGGCSRGSGEIVFRGVSSLHFEPKRLGDSVRLGQFASSSLDKAVAHRFGEKRWGCVFAPGGQPESPSEGASSLLSWKTLFLAPGGFQLSEAGP, translated from the exons ATGGTGCTGGCTGCTCTGCTGATCGCCCtcagctgccttggcctccacacCCTCTGGCAG gCCCAGGCTGTTCCCATCCTGCCCCTGGGCCTGGCTCCAGACACCTTTGACGATGCCTATGTGGGTTGTTCAGAGGAGATGGAGGTGAAGGCAGCCTCCCTGCTAAAGGAGGAGATGACCCACCATGCCCTGCTGCGGGAATCCTGGGAGGCAGCCCAGGAGGCCTGGGAGAGCAGGCGACGAGGGCTCACTCTGCCCTCTGGCTTCAAAGCCCAGCATGGAATAGCCATTATGGTCTATACCAACTCATCTAACACCTTGTACTGGGAGCTGAACCACGCTGTGAGGACGGGTGGTGGCTCTCGGGAGCACTACATGAGGCATTTCCCCTTCAAGGCCCTACATTTCTACCTGACCCGGGCCCTGCAGCTGCTGCGGGGCAGTGGAGGCTGCAGCAGGGGATCTGGGGAGATAGTGTTCCGAGGTGTGAGTAGCCTTCACTTTGAACCCAAGAGGCTGGGGGACTCTGTCCGCTTGGGCCAGTTTGCTTCCAGCTCCCTGGATAAGGCGGTGGCCCACAGATTTG GGGAGAAGAGATGGGGCTGTGTGTTTGCACCAG GCGGGCAGCCAGAGTCACCCTCTGAGGGggcctcctctctgctctcctggAAGACCCTGTTCTTGGCCCCTGGGGGGTTCCAGCTGTCAGAAGCCGGGCCCTGA